The stretch of DNA GGCGGGTCGAGCGCGACGGGCGCGCCGCGTTGGTCGGCCGGGGCGTGTGCGACATGAAGGGCGGGCTGGTCGCCGCGATCGCGGCGGCCCGCGCCGTGCGGGCCCTCGGCGTCCGGCTGGCCGGCGACCTCACCGTGGCGCCGGTCGTGGGCGAGGAGGACGGTGGCCTCGGCACGTTCGCCCTGGTGCGGCGCGGGGTCACCGCGAGCGCGTGCGTCGTGCCCGAGCCCACCGACCTCGACCTCGTGCCCGCCAACGCCGGCGCGCTGACCTTCCGGCTGCTCGTCCCGGGGCTCGCGGTGCACGCCTCACGGCGCACCGAGGGCGTCAGCGCGATCGACGGCTTCGTCCACGTGCGGGCCGCGCTCGCCGAGCTGGAGGCCCGGCGCAACCGCGACGTCGACCCGCTCGTGGGCCGCTGGCCGCTGGCCTACCCGCTCTCGATCGGCACGGTCCACGCCGGCGACTGGGCGAGCACCGTGCCGGACCTGCTCGTGGCCGAGGGGCGCCTCGGGGTCGCCCTCGACGAGGACCCGGCGACCGCCCGCGCCGAGCTCGAGGACTGCGTCGCGCAGGCCTGCGCGACCGACCCCTTCCTGCGCGAGCACCCGGTGACGGTGCAGTGGTGGGGCGGGCAGTTCGCGTCCGGGCGCTCGCAGGCCGGCGAGCTGCTCGCGGGCCTGCGCCGGGCGCACGCGCTCGCCGCCCCCGGACGCCGTCCGCAGGAGGAGTACGGCGCCCCCTACGGCAGCGACCTGCGCCTGCTCGCCCCGCACCTGCCCACCGTGCAGTACGGCCCGGGCGACACCCGCGACGCCCACGCCCCGGACGAGAGCATCCTGGTGGACGACCTGCGCACGGCGACCCGGGCTCTGGCCGTCCTCTACCTCGAGCACTGCGGCGTCGTCTGAGCCAGCGGGCCGCGGCCGTGCCCCGGCCCCTCCACCGACGGCGCCGACCACGGTGCGCGCCCGGGGCTGTGGACCGCTCCGGCGCTCCACAGCGCGCTGCCCCGAGGGTGCGCGCATGAGCCGACACCTGCCCCTCACCCGTCCCGGCCGGCCCGTGCTGCGCCGGGGCCGCGACGCCGTGCAGATCGGCGTCGACCCGCAGCGCGCCGTGCGGGTCGACCGCCTCAGCGACGACGCCGGCACGGCGCTCATGCACCTCGACGGCGTGACGGGGCGCCACGAGCTGCTGCGCCTCGCGCCCGAGATCGCGCCCGCCCTCGACGAGCTGCACGACCTCGGCGTGCTCGACGACGACCCCGGGCCGGCCGGCGGCCTGTCGCTGGTGCGCCGCGAGCGCTACGGCCCGGACCTCGCCGGCCTCGCCCTCACCACGTCCAGCACCCGGGAGGCGGCCCGGCGGCTGGAGCGCCGGCACCGCGCCACCGTGGCCGTGCGCGGCAACGACCGCGCCGCCGCCCACGTCGCGCTGGGCCTGGCCGCCGCGGGCGTCGGCGCCGTCGTGCTCGAGGGGCCGGACCGGGAGACCACCCTGGCCGACCTCACCCCCGTCGGCCCGTTCGAGCCGCACGCCTCGTGGCGCGACGAGGTGGCCGAGGCCCTGCGCCGCCAGGGCGCGCGCCCCACCGCCGTCGGCGGCCGCGACCGTCGTCCCGCCCTCACCGTGGTGTGCTCCGCGGCCGACTCCGACCTGCCGTGGACCGACCCCGAGCTCGCCGACGACCTCCTCGGCGACGGGGTCGCCCACCTCGCGGTCGCGGTCAGTGGCGACGCCGCCCGGGTGGGTCCCCTCGTGCTGCCGGGGAGCGGGCCGTGCCTGTGGTGCCTCGAGCACCGTGCCCGCGACGCCGACCCCGCGTGGCCCGCGATCGCCGACCAGCTGCGGCTGCGCCACCCGAGGGCGCGGGCCCAGGGCGGTCCGCTGGCCGTCGCGGCGGGCGCGCTCGCCGTCGCCCAGGCCCTCGTGGTGGTGGACACGCCGGGCGGTCCGGCACCGGTGACGGCGTCCGCGACGCTCGAGCTGAGGGCGCCCGAGTGCCTGCCGGACGTCCGCCCGGCGCAGCGCCACCCGGTGTGCGGGTGCGGGTGGGCGGGGGGCACCGTCACAATGGTCGGGTGACCGACCTCCCCCGCCGCGCCGTGACCCGGGGAGCGCGTCTCGCGGCGCTCCCCCTGGGCTACGCCGGACGCACCGCACTGGGCTTCGGCAAGAAGGTCGGGGGCAAGCCCGCGGAGGCCGTCGCCACCGAGATCCAGCAGCGCACCGCCGAGCAGGTGTTCAAGACCCTGGGCGAGCTCAAGGGCGGGGCGATGAAGTTCGGCCAGGCCATGAGCATCTTCGAGGTGGCGCTGCCGGAGGAGCTGCTCGAGCCCTACCGGGCGACCCTCACCCGCCTCCAGGACGCCGCCCCGCCGATGCCCGCCGACACCGTGCACCGCTGCCTGGTCGAGGCCCTCGGCGACGACTGGCGCGAGCGGTTCTCCGAGTTCGACGACGAGCCGGCGGCGGCGGCGTCCATCGGCCAGGTGCACCGCGCGGTGTGGCACGACGGCCGCGAGGTCGCGGTGAAGATCCAGTACCCCGGCGCCGGCAAGGCGCTCATGGGCGACCTCGCGACGGTGTCGCGGATGGCCCGGATGTTCGCCTCGATGTCGCCCGGCATGGACATCAAGCCGCTGCTCGCCGAGCTCAAGGCCCGGGCC from Frankiales bacterium encodes:
- a CDS encoding ArgE/DapE family deacylase, yielding MLAAVDAGLPAALDLLERLVAIPSVGGSPAEVEVQRVLADVLHEDGFDVALWPLDLPGLVEDPAFPGMEVARSEALGLVATLPGHAPDLGRSLLVDGHTDVVPPGDLGAWTGDPWTLRRVERDGRAALVGRGVCDMKGGLVAAIAAARAVRALGVRLAGDLTVAPVVGEEDGGLGTFALVRRGVTASACVVPEPTDLDLVPANAGALTFRLLVPGLAVHASRRTEGVSAIDGFVHVRAALAELEARRNRDVDPLVGRWPLAYPLSIGTVHAGDWASTVPDLLVAEGRLGVALDEDPATARAELEDCVAQACATDPFLREHPVTVQWWGGQFASGRSQAGELLAGLRRAHALAAPGRRPQEEYGAPYGSDLRLLAPHLPTVQYGPGDTRDAHAPDESILVDDLRTATRALAVLYLEHCGVV